A single genomic interval of Lathyrus oleraceus cultivar Zhongwan6 chromosome 7, CAAS_Psat_ZW6_1.0, whole genome shotgun sequence harbors:
- the LOC127101241 gene encoding uncharacterized protein LOC127101241, which produces MGKKKFIDKKTSTTFQLMARDSTDPAFAQSDRVFVRVDNNPRPADSVFADSPDDPDAEFDTDDGFAEGSGPLPDDVRKEILELGFPDDGYNYLFHLREIKNTGGGSNFFSNPKFKLEHVSDVKAYDASRVRIKEAAEKEPEENTLYSVASHTANVRVQKAVDPEVAALLDDSDVSRFGSDVEDLEEDFVVQANLCEDEEGDEEKAHTSNGKNFSEDSMMSRSLNNKHVLQVSAYSTLAGDCGPLDGSSNGATDVHCVVEKPRGRRLLDEQFDLLERQEYGTDDNSDYDDYYGNYEENYRAEDESLAEKLKLSLGNHVVDNQELDGGGKYRVPAEGEEEEDSAADVIRRTKEYGEQYEVEDDGKDAVILEESSDESEVWDCETIVSTYTNLDNHPGKIETPGATRKKKLAETVTAAFSSSTPIISLRGKAKLPLDFLPGGRKPADEKVKDSMIEKTEQYKRKQHGLESKEEKKERKAAVKEERREARRTKKEMKELYKCEANRAQRAAAVSGPSSIHLL; this is translated from the exons ATGGGGAAGAAGAAATTCATTGACAAAAAAACCTCTACAACTTTCCAACTCATGGCTCGTGACTCAACTGATCCAGCATTCGCTCAATCAGATCGTGTTTTCGTTCGTGTAGACAACAATCCTCGTCCCGCCGACTCCGTCTTTGCTGATTCACCCGATGACCCTGACGCAGAGTTTGACACCGACGACGGATTTGCTGAAGGTAGTGGTCCTTTGCCGGACGATGTGAGGAAGGAGATTCTGGAGTTAGGGTTTCCGGATGATGGTTATAACTACTTGTTTCATTTGAGGGAAATTAAGAATACTGGCGGTGGTTCAAATTTCTTTAGTAACCCTAAGTTCAAACTCGAGCATGTTAGTGATGTTAAG GCTTATGATGCTTCGAGAGTTCGAATTAAAGAGGCGGCAGAGAAAGAACCCGAAGAAAACACTTTGTACAGTGTTGCATCCCATACTGCTAACGTAAGGGTTCAAAAAGCTGTTGATCCTGAAGTTGCTGCACTGCTCGATGACAGTGATGTATCGCGGTTTGGCTCTGATGTCGAAGATTTGGAGGAAGACTTTGTTGTCCAGGCTAACCTCTGTGAAGATGAAGAAGGTGATGAAGAGAAGGCACACACGTCTAATGGAAAGAACTTCTCCGAGGATTCTATGATGAGTAGGAGCTTAAACAATAAACATGTATTGCAAGTTTCTGCTTATTCCACTCTTGCGGGTGATTGTGGGCCTTTGGATGGGAGTTCAAATGGTGCAACAGATGTGCACTGTGTTGTTGAGAAGCCAAGAGGTCGTCGTCTGTTAGATGAACAATTCGATTTG CTTGAACGTCAAGAATATGGAACTGATGATAACAGTGACTACGATGATTATTATGGTAATTATGAAGAAAATTATCGAGCTGAAGACGAGTCacttgctgagaagctcaaacTCTCGCTTGGCAACCATGTGGTGGATAACCAAGAACTTGATGGTGGTGGCAAGTACAGGGTTCCTGCAGAAGGTGAGGAGGAAGAGGATTCTGCTGCCGATGTGATTCGCCGTACCAAAGAATATGGTGAGCAGTATGAAGTTGAAGATGATGGCAAAGATGCTGTTATTCTTGAAGAAAGTAGCGATGAGTCAGAAGTTTGGGATTGTGAGACTATTGTTTCAACGTACACCAATTTAGATAACCACCCTGGAAAGATTGAAACACCGGGGGCAACTAGGAAAAAGAAATTGGCTGAAACTGTGACTGCTGCCTTTAGTTCCTCTACTCCAATAATTTCCCTAAGAGGAAAAGCAAAGCTTCCTTTAGACTTCTTACCCGGTGGTAGAAAACCTGCTGATGAAAAGGTTAAAGACTCGATGATTGAAAAAACTGAACAGTACAAGAGAAAACAACATGGCCTAGAGTCGAAGGAGGAAAAGAAAGAGAGAAAG GCTGCTGTGAAGGAGGAACGGCGTGAGGCACGTCGCACTAAAAAAGAAATGAAAGAGCTTTATAAGTGTGAAGCTAACCGGGCACAAAGAGCTGCAGCTGTATCTGGTCCCTCTTCCATCCATCTATT GTAA
- the LOC127106192 gene encoding uncharacterized protein LOC127106192, with amino-acid sequence MNYSRCPRHCITQYRNLLDHLRPADFIWRPYLNMDHEHQINPEDAAVWTTCTPIIRFTTVELYNTDRVKLQFGMVQNIPDPPASLGEWHMRKVNDQWNYNPWQQFARSECRKWKHRHDHVLTDAVMPNEVKPSRTYMAWYRSVGFQFIADDMYLYDPRQTSYTQEGSTSNPQQHSQPDYSQPPIRQTFRSTNTQTYNQNMPFTQPQNQEHPPYHHQQMDHQPSTEHRFAPTPSPYQSRLTQNTNRPITYRSQEPQTSQYQNIPQPYLFQTPQQPFQPFLDPSLSPMSPFNRPGRPSMTQPHPNFSGMGHELSYAGTPSLNTEDYAELAEYLNGPSPVGGNDAPGPSDEQTPVQNRQRGLGPRVRVARGCGTGGRLGDPGHHH; translated from the exons atgaattacagtagatgtccgagacactgtattactcaatatcgcaaccttttggatcaccttcgaccggcagac ttcatttggcgtccataccttaatatggatcatgagcatcagatcaaccctgaagacgcagccgtatggacaacatgcacaccaATAATACGCTTCACAACAGTGGAGCTGtacaacaccgatcgtgtgaagctgcagtttggtatggtccagaatatcccagatcccccagctagcctaggagaatggcatatgcgtaaagtgaacgaccaatggaactacaacccttggcaacaattcgcaagatcagagtgtcgcaagtggaagcaccgtcatgaccatgtcttaactgacgcagtcatgccaaatgaggtaaaaccaagtcgtacttatatggcttggtatagatcagttggatttcaattcatcgccgatgatatgtacctctacgacccacgccagacaagttacacacaagaaggctcaacatctaacccccaacaacattctcagcccgattactcacaaccacctatccgacaaactttccgttccacaaacacacaaacatacaaccaaaacatgccattcacccaaccccaaaaccaagaacatcccccataccaccaccaacaaatggaccatcaaccttcgaccgaacatcgcttcgcacccacaccatcaccctaccaaagtcgccttacccaaaacactaaccgccccatcacctaccgtagccaagaaccccaaacatcacaataccaaaacatcccacaaccatatctcttccaaacaccccaacaacctttccaacctttcctagacccatcattgtcacccatgtcccccttcaaccgtcctggtcgcccatccatgactcaaccacaccccaacttctctggcatgggtcatgagctcagctacgccggtacaccatcattgaatactgaagactatgctgagttggctgaatacctcaacggaccttctcctgtaggcggtaatgacgctcctggaccatcagatgaacaaacaccggtgcagaatcgtcaacgtgggttagggccaagggttagggtagctaggggatgtgggaccggaggtcggttaggtgatcccggtcatcaccattag
- the LOC127105890 gene encoding ATP synthase subunit epsilon, mitochondrial, protein MASAGGAVPFWRAAGMTYITYSNICANLVRNCLKEPHKTEAISREKVHFSLSKWIDGKPEKPTLRSDTPDQ, encoded by the exons ATGGCCTCAGCCGGCGGAGCAGTGCCGTTTTGGAGAGCAGCAGGGATGACATACATAACGTACTCCAACATATGCGCCAATCTTGTCAGAAATTGCCTCAAGGAACCTCACAAAACCGAAGCTATCTCTCGCGAAAAGGTTCATTTCTCTCTTTCCAAATGGATCGACGGAAAGCCTGAAAAACCTA CTCTTCGTTCAGACACCCCAGATCAGTGA